A single window of Nicotiana sylvestris chromosome 3, ASM39365v2, whole genome shotgun sequence DNA harbors:
- the LOC138888335 gene encoding uncharacterized protein produces MAHEEITQRVKSLEQQLKNMQGLVGQNSIAFKDLCMFLNVHLPPSFKNPKFEKYDGHGDPIAHLKRYCNQLRDAGGKEELLMAYFRESLMGAASEWFMDQNTSHWHVWYDMAWDFVKQFQYNIDIAPDRNSLSNLKKKPSECFREYAIKWREQEARVKPPMYDHELITIFLQAQESDYFQNMMFVVGKSFSEAIKIGEMVKNGLKTGRIISQAAHKAATQAVQIESGDTNEMDEEIMMISRSRRGPRRTSKRDDTGDMEYENPFWNLPTEIGEGHGDSDE; encoded by the exons ATGGCACATGAAGAAAttacccaaagagtgaaaagcttagaacaacagttgaaaaacatgcaagggttggtaGGTCAGAATAGtattgccttcaaagatctatgtatgttcctcAATGTCCACTTGCCACCTAGTTTCAAGaatcccaaatttgaaaagtatgatggacatggagaccccatagcccacctgaaaaggtattgcaatcaactaagagatGCAGGAGGAAAGGAAGAATTACTGATGGCTTATTTTAGGGAAAGCCTTATGGGAgcagcctccgaatggtttatggatcaaaatACCTCTCACTGGCATGTCTGGTATGACATGGCTTGGgactttgtcaaacagttccaatacaacatcgataTTGCCCCAGatcgcaattccctttcaaacctgaagaagaaaccaagtgaatgttttagggaatatgccattaaatggagagagcaagaagctagagttaagccacccatgtatgaccacgagctaatcactatcTTCCTTCAGGCACAAGAgtcagattactttcaaaacatgatgttcgTAGTtggtaaatccttctcggaagcaatcaaaataggAGAAATGGTAAAGAATGGCcttaagacaggcagaattataagtcaagcagctcacaaagctgcaactcaggctgtccaaattgaatctggtgACACAAATGAgatggatgaagaaatcatgatgatatcgaggtcgagaagaggtcctaggagaacgtCTAAAAG gGATGAtactggtgacatggagtatgagaatcctttttggaacttgccgactgaaattggagaaggccatggtgattctgatgagtaa